The window TTAAACTTGGGTCATGAAGAAAGTGCTGAGTTTGAAATTTTCTGCAGTTCTTAGGAGCAGGCTTACAAAAGCTTAGATGCTTACCCGGCCGCAATCTAACTAAACCCACCCCTACGCTTTGGCAGGGCTGTTTCTACCCTGACCGCTTCTACTTTTCCTTGTGTGCTAActttttcttcttcatcatGCGCTCGcgcctctcttcttcctcgatCAGGAGCTGCTGCTCCTGGTCCTCTTTCCTTGCAAGTGCTGCGCTGAATTATCAATAAAAAAATATCAGCTACTAAGTAAATTCAAATTAACCTAAGGTACTGTGCAGACATTACATTTAAATTTGACTTACGCAACTGAAGCGAAAACAGTTTCTCATATGTGAacagagctaaaattaaaaataaccAGGTACCTTCTTCTCTCTTCCTTCTCTATGCCAGCAAAATCAGTTTCCATGTCACTATCATCATCTTCGGGTTCAAACTTGTTAGGATCGTACCTGCACACGAAGCAGAGAACAAAtcagagcttttttttttttttagaatcagAGCAAACAGAGCTGGTACCGAAAATTCACAATAAGGAATGCCTAGCTCTACCGATGTACTGTTTTTGTGACCAGGTGGCTTGTATAACATAATAATAATAACCCTAACCAATGGAGGGCACCAAATGAAAGAGCATGGTAATACCAATACAAataaacaattttgaaaaccaTACTTGAAAATTTTTCTGATCATCAATGAATATTTCCCCCCTCCATCATCGGATTTTCTTTTCACGGCACGCCTATCCATTGGACGAGGTACCTGCCAACGTAGAAGAATGTTGAAGGGCTCAATGAATATTTTGTACTAATAAGAAAAACGTGCTTTTACATAGAATAAATATAGTACCGAGCTGTGTTATGGCAAACGGTTTGTTACCATGAGTTTCGAGCCAGGATCGAGCCGCTTTTTTTCTGATTTCAATCCCCCATGGATCTGAGCCAAACCATTCTGCCCAATACGCTGACGTTGTACAGATCCATCAGGCCTACCTTTCAAGGATAGCCGATGGCCATTGCCTTGTAGCCTCGGACTCTGCAACTGTTGCTGCACCCTCTGGCCCTGGGACGCAGGCTGCTGTTGCTTCTTGCTCTGTACTGACGGCTGCATCTTTCGGTTATTCGAGGATGGATTCAACCCTGGAGTTTTCTTGATGTTAGGCAGGTTGGAGCCGTTTGTACCAGCAGCAATCATCCTTTTTCTGCGTGCAAGAGAGTCCTTTCCCAGAGACCCTGCATTACCATGGACACGGGCCTGAAAGGAAGCATTGTATTTTGACGATAATCTGGCGGGTTGACCTGAGGACGGCGTGCCCATGCCAGCAGAATGCATCACCCCACCATGGACATGAGACTCTGCATAAGTACAGGCATTTTGCTCATGAAATTTACAACAACAGGAAAAACTAACTTTTGCTTAACAGATTAGTAGTGTCCCTACCAGATTTGGGAACAAGAGCTGTTCTATTGTCAGATTGCTCTTTTGTAGGTTGTGCAGTATCAGCATCATCTGAGAACAAAGATGAGTAGTCTCGGTTCTCGCGAAGTGCATCAACCTTTCTTTTCTCCTGCAAAAGTTTATAAATCAATCTATGCAGAAGTCCATACAGAAACCAGCATAATTaatattgttttatttttttacctcACTGACAAACTTTGGCTTCTGCAGATTCTCGACTGTACCAGGTTGCACCTTTGACACCAACTGGGCACATTTCTGCCAACCATGTTTCAAGATAGTCATACGACAGTTCAGTGAGATAAAATCCTTAATGTAATAATTAATAAGTAGTATTTGGACGTACTCTGGACGACACATTTTTTCGTTCTTTCATGAACGATGAGCACCCTTCTTCAATGACTCGGCGAGCAAGCACTGGCTTCGAAGGACCAAAAAAGGTGCCATATCTAAAAAGAATTACAATCAACCACAAGAATAAGATAAGTACCCGAATAGAACTATTCGAAGGCAATAGCAAGAGTACACTTACCCATCCTTCGCTGGCGGAAATATTGTCCGATTCACAGATGAACATCTAGCCTTGCTGGTTCCAACAGCCATTGCTGCATTTTTCCTCCTAATTTCCTCCTTTAACTGCTCCCTCAGGCTAAGTATCTCTTGCTGCCCAACTggagcctcctcctcctcctcctcctctactGGCTCAACCTCCTCTTCTACTTCCTCTTCCATGTCATCCTCCAACTCCTCTTGCCTCTGATGTTTATGCTTTGACAActcgtcatcatcatcgctaTACACGATGAAATCACCGAGGTCATCGTCATCTTGGTCGCAATATTCGTCCTCCAATTGCTGCTGGAGGCATAGCATTGGTTAGAAACGATGTGATCTGCCGATAAAGTGCTAATTCTACCAATAGACAGCTAATTCTGAGTTGTAATAGACGTCAGCATTGGAACCAATAAGCTTTGCGATGAATAAACTAATGGTAACGATCATGATCGAAAATATttaccagagagagagagaggggagagagattGTATCTTACATTATTGGTCTCCATGTCGAATTTGCTCGCCATCTGTTCGCAATCTAGCTGATCTTACGTAATTCAGAATGCCTAAAACAAAATAGAGACCGAACTTTTTGTGAGGAAGCATGCAGAGAATAGAGTCGATCAATAGAACATGGAACTCGATGAAAGCGTCGAGTTCGAACACAGATCAAAATTAATGTGTTTTTCCGTAAGATCTATCAAGTTTTAACAGCATGCAACTGAATATAACATGAAAGAGGATTTCTGGAATCTGGAAAACAAACTAACCCGGCGGATTCCCGAGCCCTAAGCGCGCAGCGCAACCGCCTCGCGCAAGCCCGGCGCGTTCGTGGGCTGCTGAACCGGCGCAAAATTTTCACGGCGGCGCCAGCACGGAGAAGAGACCAACCTGCTCACCTCAGGTGATGGCGATCCCGGAGCGCCGCGCAGCGATCCTGCCACGTCGTCGACGATGCGGCGGGGTTCGATCGCCaaccgtcgtcgccgccgccgttctcGTTGTCGTCGCGAGGAGCGATCTGGGAGAATAACGGGGCCTGCGCGCGTGGGCGTGGGGTGCGAGCCCTCCTGGTATATATAGCCGCCCGCGTCTTCCACGCGTGTCGTGGCGGTGCACGTCCTTTCGCGGCCTctctcatctccgcctcgccctcctcccGCCCCGCCCGCCTATAAGCAGATCGATCCCCGCCTACTCCTCCACCGGCCGTCCCCGCTGGGCGACGGCTGCTGTTGACGCGCGCGTGCGTGGATCATATCACGCGAAGCCCTCCCCCGGCCCTCGCGATCACGCGCGGCGACGCCCGCGGAAGTATCGGCGCCAACCGCTCTCCTGCCACCCCCCGCGCGCGGGccatatgatgatgatgatctggTCGCAGCTGCATCCCTGCTGGAGTCCGAGCCGCCTATGAATACGGAGAGCCCCTGCCGATCTCCAGCTCAAGCCACCATGGCCTGGGGGAGTTGGGAGATTGGGAGGGCCTACGTAGTAGTAGCGGATCGGTGGGCTGGAGGAAGTCGCGGATTTCGATTCTGAGATCGGATGGATCTTTGGCTTCCGAATTTGTCCTCCTGACCTTATTATTGGAAAAATCGTAACGGACTGTAGGTCGGTTCAATTTCTTGGTAACGGATTGGAAACCGTAAAGGCCACGTAAAATCCGGCGGTGCGTGGCGCAATAGCTGGGCAGTTACTGGAGCGAAAATAGGAAACTCCTTTTGGAATTTTCTAGCGCTCGCCCTTTATTTAGCAACTCTTAATTTAGGAAAATTAAAGCCATTCTTGACCGGTTCTGTGCCATGCTGGCAATCGTCGCATGGTTCTTCCATGTTCGTGCTCGTAGTCGTATTGTCCATGATCTCCAGCCGGGGTGCGAAACCTAAGGATTGTATTTAGttccttccaaaaaaaaaatcttgctattagggagtattaaataaaatctgtttacaaAATATTTTGCATGATGGGATGTAAATAgctagacgaatctaatgaaacctaattaattcatgattagcggatggttattgtaatatactattgcaaatcataaattaagtaggtttattagatttgtctcgcgatttacaactctttcgtgtaaaaagttttgtaaatagattttatttaatgctTTTAAATATCGAGATTCCTTTTGATATGATGGGATGTAAAATTGTTAAGAAGGGAACTAAAGAGGGCAATTACCGGAGATTAACATTCCAGCAATATTTACAACCATGAACTTCAGGTTCTGTATTGAATTCAAAGAGTTGAGCTACGTACCCAGAGCTAATTCTTATATAGTTTTATGTCAGAAAAAAGCCACACCTTAATCAGCTTAAGTACTCCGCATTCGGTTCATCCGTCTTCTGAAACTGATTGTCTTGAACATACATTGGGCGCATCAGCACTGCTGCAGTTCAGACTTGTCACGAGAACGGCTATCGGCTGGCTGATGCCAACTCTATCCGCAATGGACGTATAATAATACGGATAAAACCCTGAAGGTAATGGTGGACTGCTCCATACAGATGTAACAGATCGCTTCATGCGCCCCTACCTTTTCCAAGACCCGGTTTGCTGagttcaaaaaagaaaagggacctGGTTTGCTTGCAGCTCCATTACCTCTGCTCAAGCATCGACTCGGCAAGAGATTGGCCATTACTACTTAACAACAGCACAATGTAACGTACGATCCAGCTACACAGCTACAATTTGATGGAACAAATTATTCAGGTCCACACATCACAGAATGAATGAATGTGAGCAACGCAATCTAATTTGCATCTTGACGTCCTCATCCCTCTTCTTTGGTTAGCACATCCATACTGAATTATCTCCAGGAGAGGCAAGACAACTCAAGCTGGTAGGGGGATCCACCAGTCACTCTGCGTTTTCGTCGAGCGGCTATGGGTGATCCGCCATCTCACTGGGTTGGGTCCCCACTTAGCATCTTCACTGCTGCGCATCTGAGTTATCATTCTTGACTGCTGAATCAACACCTGCGTTATTAGGAGAAATCGTAGTCTGACCTACCCTGGGAACTTGATTATTTTCTCCCGCTGGAGCCGTCTCGGTGGGTTTCACAGGCTCATCCTTCATAGGTTCAGATGATGGCTTCTCTAATGGTTTCACAGGCTCATCCTTCACAGGTTCGGCTGAAGGCTTCTCTAATGGTTTCGCATGTTCATCCTTCACACGTTCAACTGAAGGCTTCTCCAATGGTTTCGCAGGCTCATCCTTCACAGGTCCAGCTGCAGGCTTCTCTGCTGGCTTCACAGGTACAGCTGAAGGCTTCTCTGTTGATTTCACAGGCTCAGATGTAGCACCAAGCTTGAGCCTCATTTTCTTGGATAGTTCCATGACtccctttatttctgaaacacAGGACATCAATATGTATGTAAGATCAAGCCATGTCAACAGAGGAACGTACTGAACAGTCTGAACAGAACATGAAATTTCTGCTGATATTTTTTTCCTCTAAAAGAAACTTCCGGTGCCTAATATTCACCATCTGAATTACTATGTCGAAGACGCATCATTAAGATGGTGAGTCAAAAAATTACCCCTGAATATAGGTAAAATACACGTATTGTATGATTAGACGTGCTGTGAAGAATGTATTTGGGATGACAAACGTTGCTGAGCATTCAAAAGGTGAAAAGAATACATTGCGTACTGCATTCAAAGGATGTACGAtgtatatttcatgtgtttgcATGCATGATTTTGGATCCATATATCATTGGAAAGTTATGAATGTGAATTCAAAAGAGGTGGAGATGTGAATGGAATACATCAAGCTTAGAGTGCGTTAGCAGCAAATCAACAGCAGAAAATGACTCGCAATGATCAACAAACATTTCCTATGACAACATTGATTATACAACCAGCCAGATGAGGAGCAAAGTGATTAAAGCCTATGTTACGTGTGCAACCACGTCAGTGCATCTACCTCTGCAACCAGCTCATTGACTATCTGCGATtctggagaaaaaaaatggtATGAAACTTCCCCCCTCATGTGGCACAAATGCGAAGCATGGTACCAGTACAAAGAACCAAATTGGACACACTATTAGTCTTATGTAAAAAAATAGTCACCAAAACTGTTCTTTCAATGGTTGAGCAACACATATGGTTACATATTTCCATTACCTATAGGGTCTACTATAAACCCTTCATAGCCAAGATGGGCGGCTAGAATTTTCCATATGACCATCCACACATCAAATACCACTTGACTACATGGATGGAGTTCCTTTATCACACCTCACAGTTTTATACTAAATATTAAAATGTCTATCAGGCCTTCTTATCCAAGCTTTCCCAAATCAATTCTAAGGCCCCAGCAATTTCTAATTGCAGCGCTAACATTCTCTTAACCACATAACCTCAGCAACGACAATTTCACCTGTCATCAATCAATGTGACTGGAAATGATGCTAGGAAATTTTACCATTGGGTTTGATCATGGTGCTCTGGCTAAAGAGATGAGCTACAAGAGAAATGGAGGATTCTGACCAAACTACTAAGGTCAATCGCTCAGGACTTGAAGAAAACATATAACTGCAGGCTCCCATAATCATAATACAAAAATCTTTTTTATTCAGCAACTTAAGCAACTCAAAGGAGAATTTAGTTTTGTTAAACATTAAATTTGTCTTTCATTTTTTAGTTGGCAGATTGGAGCTCAAGGGACCATGGACCCATCTCATCTAAAATTTAACATGTAAAGTTGATCAACCCTGCCCAAAGTTCCACTTATGCCATTAAATATTTCTCCATTAACTCACATTGTCCTCAATTCCTCCTCTAAGCAGTCAGCGACCCATTTGAAATCTCCCGCCCCTGGACTTCTCTACCACTTGCACCACAATATGCGGCCTCCCTGTCATGAGCATGACACCACCGTGCATAGACCTAACTACCTAACACCTAAGTGTTTTCAAGTCCATGTAGGAGCACCCTGCTGGCCTGCTAGGCTGCTAACACATTCGGAAAGCCCTGACTGAACTTTAAGTTATCCCTCCCACCTAAACAAACCCAAGATCTAAGACAAAGGGATAAAGTTCCATGCTTCATTTCAACCTTAGTGGCCTCCATAGACACAGCTCGCCAGCAACGAGGGCAGCCATAGCAAGAGGATCAGAAATCAGGACACCGGCACCACTGCATCGAGTTACACAAAGCCCACAAAAGCCTAATCTTTTCTGTCCTAACCGTAGATTGGCCCAAATCCCTTCAATTCAACAACTATTGTCATACTAACAAGACAAAAATTTAGGTTTTAATTGTATACCTTTCAGGATCTCACGCACAGCATCAGTGTTGCGGAAATCAGTAGCTTGGTAAACCTTCAAAAGCAAAGGTTGGGCCATTCAGAATAGATTTATAACACAGCAAGGTACACGAGCAGAATAGCTTGAAAATACGTGACTTCACTAAAAGATTGCTCTAAGACCGTGTAGCCTCCTAGATTTCAAGAAGCATAAGCTACTGCGACCAATTCTGCCTTCTCCACAAGAGCACATCCATCTAGCCTTAGTGAGAATTTAGGGCCTTTTGATATTAGACAGAGAGAAAACTTGAGTGCGAACCTGGACGAAGCGGACACGCAggtcggcgacgacggcgcggaTCTTGTAGTAGTCGGAGGTATGGAACCCCACCTCCTCCAGCTTCCGCTTCTTCGGGGCTGGGGCAGGCGCTGGCGCAGGCGCTGGCGCCGGGGGTTGCGCAGGTGCGTCGGGCTGAGGAGGGGGAGGATGAGAGACCTGATccggtgcgggtgcgggtgcgggtgcagcCGCGGGCTCTGCcgacggtggaggaggcggggtggctgtgtcggcggcggcggcggcggcggcggccggagcggccATATTCGGGTGCGCGTGGGGAAATGCTGCGAGCCTGCGACTCTTGGTCAGAACTCTGAACGGGGGGAGACGACTGTGCCGGTAGGGGTGCTCGTTATCTCCCGTTTATAAATCTATCTCGTCTGTTAATTACCTTTagttaaaatatataaaattttaGCCATCATTTTTAAGTCCTATCCttctttttaaaaatataaaaagttCAACCCTTCAAATTTCTAGACTAATTTTTTATATCATTTGCCACATCTTGATATAGTAGCGTTGTGATACCAAGGGGGGCGTCTATACATAACGCGCGTGATTGGCTGCCGTGACGTCGCAAAAGCAGCTGGCCTGCATCTAGTACTTCGATCCATGTCGAGAGAGAAAAGTCAGTGCACGATCCAGGTAATAATGAGGAAACGAAAAAGTAAACGGATCATTATTAGTGTGCAATATacattaaaaataataaaatatttcaaaataaataaaattgttctgaaacaaataaaaatgttctataaaaatataacatactaatttagaaaaacaaaacaaaatgttCCAGAAACAAGACAAAATGTTCTGTCCGAAATAAATGTTCTGGAACAAATAGAAAACTCTATACAATGATCTAATAGAAAAGGAGCCTGGAGGACCTGGTTGACGGTGATTGCACCGAGCACTTGGTTTAACGGAGTTCTAATccgattcaaaaaaaaaagagccaaACAAATCGAATAGAAAAGTAGGCCTCGTGGGCCGAGCTTAGCCTGCGTCGCTGTACTATCTCGCTTCTGCGATAGGCTGCGTCCTATTAAcgcgcgcgatgaatagaaTTACCCATACCAAGCAATGGCGGGTTGGAATTGTAACCATCAAGAAATCAACATAATTCTTAATATAtatttgaaataaattttgcCATGCTTGCAACATTTTTTTCTTGGATCAAGTGGTTTTACAAGGAGAAACAGGCTACCATCATTGGCCACTTAGGCATGTCGAAGtctaatactccctccatttcaaattatagatcaTTTTGATTTTATTAGATACATAAGTTTTATTATGAATCTAGACATAATGCATATTTTGATGCACAACGAAAATTATATATTTAGAAAATTCAAaataacatattttttttgaaaaactaaaAACATATAATTTACGACGAAAGGAGTAGTGTATCCTTGGGCAGGAGTAGCCACAATGAACACTTGAACAGAAGGCTTTTCACACTTTACCGTGACTGTTTAGGTCGCTATCCACTTATCTGACCCAAAGAAAAATGTAAATTGTTTATGTTTGGTTAAATTTGGTATAATTGAACCCACGTAATTCAGTTGTACAAGGCAACCAAATATCACGGTATCCAAACTAATCACAACCTTAGACCATTTATTTATGTAGAGTATtccattttgaaaaaaaagatagTAGGGTATGAAAACGCAATTCATTAAATGGCTTGGAGTTTCTCTTTGATGTTCTTGTTGAAACTCCTCTTGCACTTGAATGCATGTTCTTACTCTCTGCGTTTAAGACGCCGTGGAAAATTATTAATTGTAGCTTCATATGCTGTATATATCCGCGGTGTTCTTGCGTTCTGTTCTCTTagccgctcctcctccatggaGACGAGAGGAGTTCTGGAACttctgttggtgaacgccgagGACCTCAAGCATGCTCATCATCACCCGCGGCGTCTGTAGCAACCATCCTGTGTTTCAGAAACTGAATTTGTAGTAGGATCGAGCAAACTTGGCTCACCGTGCGGCTCCTGTTTGCAGGATCAAAGAGACACTACGTGACCATCGACTGTGGTGGTAAAATTGTGAGCAGCAAAATCACGCAAGGTATGAATTCGTAAATTATATGTCTAAATTCTATCTAGCATATTACCTGAGTTACGTTCTCTTTGAGCTGGCAGTGTTAATTCCCTGCAGGTAGAGATAAAAAGATCTGGTGGAACGAGAAGTTCACGTTTCCGTTGTCGGACACCGAGTGCAAGGAGTTGGCGAAGGTGACGCTGACGATCATGGAGATCGACAAGTTCGCCGAAGACACCCCTGTCGGCGAAACCAAGTACTACGCCGAGGGCACAACGCACAACACGCCGACGAACTCAAATCGTCGTTCACCTTCAAAACTCACAGATAATTAGTTAATTACACCGCTCATCCGCGTTGACGTTTTTGCAGGGTGCACGTCGGCGAGATCATCAGCGAGGGCGGCGAGCAGGAGTTCCTGCAGGTGAAGCCGGCGCCGTACAACGTCGTGCTGGAGGACGGCACCTACAAGGGCGTGCTCAAGCTGGGCATCAAGTTCATCTCCAGCGTAAGCGCCGCACATGACGCGATCACACTTCTCTCTGATCCCCATGGTCAATGGATTGGATACTGCATATGAGCACGATCGTTGCGGCAAATGCAGGTGAGACTGCCGCCGTCCAAAGACTGCGTGCGGtggtcggcgccggcgaggcagccGGGCGTCGGCTACGGGCTGTTTCTGAACTTCGCGTGCCCGAGCATCCCGTGGAGgcggctcttcttcttctgcagTCGCTCGAGCGGTGGACAGAGCGGCAACAAAGATCTGTGAGAAGTGAGAGACCCGTCATTGTGATATGTG is drawn from Panicum virgatum strain AP13 chromosome 1N, P.virgatum_v5, whole genome shotgun sequence and contains these coding sequences:
- the LOC120654188 gene encoding histone H3.v1-like, with protein sequence MASKFDMETNNQLEDEYCDQDDDDLGDFIVYSDDDDELSKHKHQRQEELEDDMEEEVEEEVEPVEEEEEEEAPVGQQEILSLREQLKEEIRRKNAAMAVGTSKARCSSVNRTIFPPAKDGYGTFFGPSKPVLARRVIEEGCSSFMKERKNVSSRKCAQLVSKVQPGTVENLQKPKFVSEEKRKVDALRENRDYSSLFSDDADTAQPTKEQSDNRTALVPKSESHVHGGVMHSAGMGTPSSGQPARLSSKYNASFQARVHGNAGSLGKDSLARRKRMIAAGTNGSNLPNIKKTPGLNPSSNNRKMQPSVQSKKQQQPASQGQRVQQQLQSPRLQGNGHRLSLKGRPDGSVQRQRIGQNGLAQIHGGLKSEKKRLDPGSKLMVPRPMDRRAVKRKSDDGGGKYSLMIRKIFKYDPNKFEPEDDDSDMETDFAGIEKEERRSAALARKEDQEQQLLIEEEERRERMMKKKKLAHKEK
- the LOC120656727 gene encoding non-classical arabinogalactan protein 31-like encodes the protein MAAPAAAAAAAADTATPPPPPSAEPAAAPAPAPAPDQVSHPPPPQPDAPAQPPAPAPAPAPAPAPKKRKLEEVGFHTSDYYKIRAVVADLRVRFVQVYQATDFRNTDAVREILKEIKGVMELSKKMRLKLGATSEPVKSTEKPSAVPVKPAEKPAAGPVKDEPAKPLEKPSVERVKDEHAKPLEKPSAEPVKDEPVKPLEKPSSEPMKDEPVKPTETAPAGENNQVPRVGQTTISPNNAGVDSAVKNDNSDAQQ
- the LOC120653685 gene encoding 16 kDa phloem protein 1-like, which translates into the protein METRGVLELLLVNAEDLKHAHHHPRRSKRHYVTIDCGGKIVSSKITQGRDKKIWWNEKFTFPLSDTECKELAKVTLTIMEIDKFAEDTPVGETKVHVGEIISEGGEQEFLQVKPAPYNVVLEDGTYKGVLKLGIKFISSVRLPPSKDCVRWSAPARQPGVGYGLFLNFACPSIPWRRLFFFCSRSSGGQSGNKDL